In Chitinophagales bacterium, the sequence TGCCTAAAAAGGCTGTGTTATTATTTAAGTACGCACTATAAAAATCTACGTTATCAAAATTGTGTTTTAGCTGTATTAAGTTTTTATCTGTTAAAAGCATTTTATAAAGTGTGCCGTCATGACCACAAATAATGGCAGTGTTGTTTTTAAGGGCAACATCTTCAAACTTGTTTTTAAAACTCATAGTACTGCCTTTTTTAGTTATTTTATTCCATGTTTCACCCTTGTTAGCAGAGTACATTACTAAACCATTGTAAGACACACACAAACCTTTATCTCCTTCAAAATCAATAGCTTTATAGTAGGCGTTAGGTATTTCTTTGGGTTGATATGTAGTAGCATTATCGTAGGTTTTAAAAATGTTCCCATAGCCACAAAATATGGCTTCGTTTTCATTAAAAGCATAAACATCTTCCATGGCTATTAATTCATCATAACCGGAATGCTCGCCAGTTTGGGTATTAAACCAACCTTTGCCTCCTATAAAATATTTGAATCCCATAGAAAATAAAACTCTATCGGGTGTAGTATAGGTAATAGCTGTAAGAGGCAAATAATCTGGTCCTATTTCGCTATATTTCCAGTAGTTGCCACCATCTACAGTTTGCCACAGCCAGCCCGAAAAACCGCCTGCGGTTATGGTGTCTTCAGATGTAAAATCTAAACCAAAAACTATGTTTGGCGATTCTAAAATTTCCATCCAAGTATTGCCAGCGTCTGTTGTTTTGTATATAAACCCATTTGTCCAAAGGCTGCCGCCACAGGCAAAACCAACTTGTTCGTTTAAAAATTTAATTTGATATATTTTACCTTCTTCATGAAGGTCTATGGCTGTTAAATTGATATTTTCACTTTCTTTTTTGCAAGAAAACAACAACAATAGCATTATTGCAAAATATGTAATTTTAAACCACTTCATCTATACTTTCTAATATTAGTGAACACGCTTTTTCTATTTGTTCTTTAGTAATAATAAGCGGTGGAGCTATACGCATACTTTGGCTGTTAAACAGAAACCAATCGGTAAGTAAACCATTTTTTATACAGCGGTCTATTATTTTTTTATTGGTTTCAAAACTATTAAATTTTAAAGACATCATTAAGCCTGCACGCTGTATTTTTTCAATTTTAGGGTGCTTTAAAAGTTGCTCAAACAACTGCCCTTTTTCTTCTACTCTTGCAATAATGTTTTCTTCTAAAAGAATTTCTAATGAAGCCAAAGCAGCAGCACAACTAACAGGATGCCCACCAAAAGTGGTAATGTGTCCTAAAAACGGATTATCTTGAAAAACTTCCATTTTGTTTCTATTGCTAACAAAAGCACCTAAAGGCATTCCGCCACCAAAAGCTTTAGCTAACAAAAGAATATCTGGTACAATTTCTTCGGTTTGATGTCTGAATAATGCTCCCGTGCGTCCTAAACCTGTTTGTATTTCATCAACAATTAATAATGCTCCTTTTGCTTTGCATTTTTTTTCTAAGGCTTTTAAATATCCTTTTGGAGGAACGGTAATGCCCGATTCTGCTTGTACGGGTTCTATAATTACGGCTGCTGTTTGCTCAGAAATTCTTTCTATATCATCAAAATTTCCATATTCAAGCATGGTACAATTTGGAATTAATGGACGGTAATTACTTTTAAAATATTCATCGCCCAGCACACTTAATGCTCCCATGGTGCTTCCGTGGTAACTGTGCTTAAAGTACATTATCTCACTTCTACCGGTATATCTTTTGGCTAATTTTAATGCTCCTTCGGTGGCTTCGGCTCCGGAGTTGGTAAAATAAACACTATTTAAACTTTTGTCAAGTACAGAAGTAAGTAATTGAGCAAGTTTAACTTGTGGTTGTTCCACAAATTCGCCATAAACCATTAAATGCATATATTTTTCGGCTTGCTGTTTTACGGCTTGCACTATTTTGGGGTGGCTGTGTCCTAAACTACTAACCGATATGCCCGAAATTAAATCAATTAATTTCCCTTTGTTTTGGGTAAAAATATATACGCCTTCTGCATGAGTGGGTTCTATGGCAAGAGGTGCATCGCTGGTTTGGGCTACGTTATTTAAAAAAAGCTGTCGTAAATTCAAAAGTCCGTATTTAGCTTAATTGTACAAATGTAACTGTTTTATTGTGTTGAATAAAACTATCTTTGTGGCAAGATTGAGATTTGAATGGTATTTTTTAAACCCTCTATTTTTTATTACGACCATAAAACTGCTTTAAAATTAGCTTATTACAATTGCGTTAAGCATTTTTCTATTCCCAGATTTTTGTTTACCATAGTTTTTTTGGTGGTTCATTTTGCTTTGGTGTTGTTTTTGGCGTTTGGTAGATTAATAGATGAGATTTTTTTAAGTGGCTATAAAGATGTAATTATTAAAGAGCCCGTTTTTATTATCAGCAACCCAAGATGTGGCACTACTTTTTTGCATCGTTTGCTTAGCTTAGATAAAGACCATTACACTTACACTTTATTGTATCACACGCTTTTCCCTTGTGCTTTTTATATTATTATTATCAGAGCTATTGCCAAATTAGACAGCAAATTAGGTGGCTTTTTAAAAAAGTTGATTGATTTAGCAGATAAACTATTTTTTGGCGGGTGGAAAGACATACACCCAATGGGATTATATCAACCAGAGGAAGATGAAGGCATATTTACTATAGCTGTTTATACGCCAGCGCTGGTTTTGCTATCTCCGTGGGCTTATAAATTAGATTATTTAAAATATTTAGACCTTGCTAAACCCAAAACCAAGCAAAGAATTAAAGAATATTATATCAGTAGCTTGCAGCGTATTGTATATGCCACTAATCCTAATGCTACTTTGCTAATGAAAAATGTTTATTCTACAGGTAGGCTTAATTTTATTTTAGAATGTTTCCCCGATGCCAAGATTATTTATCCTCTACGCCATCCTTACAAAGCTGTTCCTTCAGTTATCAGTATGTTTACCGGGCCATGGAATTTGCACAGCAGAGATATTAAAGATGATAGTGAAGAAGCAAGAGGTTTTGGGCAAATTATGATAGATTATTACAATTATATTTACCAACAAAAAGAAGTAATAGATAAGCATAATTTGTTGATGTTGGAATACAATCAAATTGTTTCTCATCCGCAGGAAACAGCATATAAAATATATGATTATTTTGGCTTTAAAATGAGTGAAGCATATAAAAAGGCACTTAAAAACTATACAACAAAGAGCAAGTCATATAAATCTAAACACAATTATTCTTTAGCTCAATATGGATATACTAAAGAGTATATTTATAGCCAGCTACATGAACTTATGGATGAATTTGAGCTGAGTAAGGATATAGATAATGTGTAAATGACTAATAAAATATAATAAATTCCTTAGTATTCGCTTATAATACTATGAAAAGCCACACTAATCTTAGCAGAATGAGGTATTTTTTTGTTAATATCGGATAAAAGTTTTTTAATCCAAAACGATATTAGTATCTTTGGGGGGTGGAATGGAGATTTGATATAAAAGAATTAGAAAATTTAGAAAGCACCTATCAAAGAATATTTGATAAAAAAGCAAAGCTTGATGCCAAAAGACCTTTGCCTTATGGTATATTGCATAGACTAAAAGAAGATTTAGCTTTAGAATGGACATACAATTCTAACAGCATAGAAGGTAATACGCTTACCCTGCAAGAAACCAAAATAGTAATAGAAGAGGGAATGACCGTAAAAGGCAAAAGCCTTAGAGAGCATTTTGAAACAACTAACCACCATGAAGCTATTGAGTTTTTACAAACCTTGGTTGGCAATAATTATACATTAAATGAAAAAGATATTTTAGATGTACACCATATTGTTATGACTAAAATAGAAAAAGAGTTTGCCGGCAGATATAGAAATGGAGGCGTGCGTATTGTTGGGGCTAATTTTGTGCCACCTAATGCTCTAAAAGTTGATGGTTTAATGAATAATTTAGTTACTTGGGTAAATAAAAACAGCTTACAATTAAACCCTCTGGCATTGGCTACTGTTTTTCATCATCGGTTTGCTATGATACATCCTTTTTTTGATGGCAATGGAAGAACAATAAGATTAACCATGAATTTGTTGCTTATGAAAGCCGGTTTTCCGCCAGCCATTATTTTAAAAAATGATAGAAAGAAATACTACGCTGCTTTAAACCAAGCTAATAATGGTAATTATCAAAAATTATTATTGTTAATAGCTCAAGCAGCAGAGCGTACTATAGATATTTATTTGTCAGCTTTGCCTTCTACAGATTTAGATGATGACTACCAAAGCATAAGCACTATAGTTAGCGAGCCGGATGTGCCTTATGGGCAAGAGTATGTTAGCTTGCTGGCCCGCCAAGGCAAAATAGATGCTTATAAAGAAGGCAGAAATTGGGTAACTACCAAAAATGCTATTAAATACTATATTGAAAACAGAGAAAGAGAAAGGAAATTGGAGTAAAATACTCGTGCCACGACTTGAAGTCGTGGCACGAATGTAAAAATTTAAGAAATAAAAGTTCATTTATTTAGTTCCAGTAAAGTCACTTGCTTGACCAAAACAATAATTATTAGCATATTCAAAATTTAATTTACAACCACCTAAGTCAATAGAAATTGTATTTCCATTTAGGCTTCCATTCATAGTACATATTTCACTTGAGTTTGGTTTGTATTCTGCCACAAATGAGTTTTGTGAAACTAGCCCTCTATAATTACCTAAAAATTTTGATGAAGATAGTACTATAGAATCTTCTGCACCAGAAATTGCAGCTACAGACATAGTAAAACTTACGTTATGTTGTTCAGTGCCACAATCTAAAAAATATGTCATATTGTATGTCCCCACAAAATCATCTCTGTCAGATGTGTCATCATCTTCATTTTTGTCGCATGAAGAAATTAATGCTAATAAAGCAAATAGTAAAATTGTTATTCTTTTCATATTAATTTGTTTTAATTCAACAAAGCTAAAAAAAACACATATTATCATAATTAATTCTGTTTAATTGTTCCGAACTTTTTAAAAAGTTTAAAACTATGGTGTTTTTGTATATACTCGTGCCACCACTTGGAGTGGTGGCACGAGTACAAAAAACTCTATATCTTTACACCATGATAATTCATTCTGCAGATTTTGTAAGTAGTTATGTTAATTGGTTAGATTGCCCTAAGGAAAACCTGCCTGAATATGCTTTTATAGGTAGAAGTAATGTAGGTAAATCTTCTTTAATTAATATGCTTACTGACAGAAATAGCTTAGCTAAAATTTCTAACACTCC encodes:
- a CDS encoding Fic family protein gives rise to the protein MEWRFDIKELENLESTYQRIFDKKAKLDAKRPLPYGILHRLKEDLALEWTYNSNSIEGNTLTLQETKIVIEEGMTVKGKSLREHFETTNHHEAIEFLQTLVGNNYTLNEKDILDVHHIVMTKIEKEFAGRYRNGGVRIVGANFVPPNALKVDGLMNNLVTWVNKNSLQLNPLALATVFHHRFAMIHPFFDGNGRTIRLTMNLLLMKAGFPPAIILKNDRKKYYAALNQANNGNYQKLLLLIAQAAERTIDIYLSALPSTDLDDDYQSISTIVSEPDVPYGQEYVSLLARQGKIDAYKEGRNWVTTKNAIKYYIENRERERKLE
- a CDS encoding aspartate aminotransferase family protein → MNLRQLFLNNVAQTSDAPLAIEPTHAEGVYIFTQNKGKLIDLISGISVSSLGHSHPKIVQAVKQQAEKYMHLMVYGEFVEQPQVKLAQLLTSVLDKSLNSVYFTNSGAEATEGALKLAKRYTGRSEIMYFKHSYHGSTMGALSVLGDEYFKSNYRPLIPNCTMLEYGNFDDIERISEQTAAVIIEPVQAESGITVPPKGYLKALEKKCKAKGALLIVDEIQTGLGRTGALFRHQTEEIVPDILLLAKAFGGGMPLGAFVSNRNKMEVFQDNPFLGHITTFGGHPVSCAAALASLEILLEENIIARVEEKGQLFEQLLKHPKIEKIQRAGLMMSLKFNSFETNKKIIDRCIKNGLLTDWFLFNSQSMRIAPPLIITKEQIEKACSLILESIDEVV
- a CDS encoding sulfotransferase — translated: MVFFKPSIFYYDHKTALKLAYYNCVKHFSIPRFLFTIVFLVVHFALVLFLAFGRLIDEIFLSGYKDVIIKEPVFIISNPRCGTTFLHRLLSLDKDHYTYTLLYHTLFPCAFYIIIIRAIAKLDSKLGGFLKKLIDLADKLFFGGWKDIHPMGLYQPEEDEGIFTIAVYTPALVLLSPWAYKLDYLKYLDLAKPKTKQRIKEYYISSLQRIVYATNPNATLLMKNVYSTGRLNFILECFPDAKIIYPLRHPYKAVPSVISMFTGPWNLHSRDIKDDSEEARGFGQIMIDYYNYIYQQKEVIDKHNLLMLEYNQIVSHPQETAYKIYDYFGFKMSEAYKKALKNYTTKSKSYKSKHNYSLAQYGYTKEYIYSQLHELMDEFELSKDIDNV